In the genome of Streptomyces sp. NBC_00190, one region contains:
- a CDS encoding LamB/YcsF family protein, protein MIDLNADLGEGFGRWTLTDDEALLSVVTSANVACGFHAGDPSIMRRVCELAAARGVRIGAQVSYRDLAGFGRRSMDVPAGELADEVAYQIGALEVFARAAGSRVSYVKPHGALYNRTVHDAEQASAVVAGVRMAAGSGATGGLPVLGLPGSLLLSAAAEAGLAPVPEAFADRAYTPAGTLVPRTEPGSVVHDPDAVVARAVRMAAEGAVTAADGSEVPVAARSLCLHGDTPGAAELARAVRESLGSAGVRVEAFA, encoded by the coding sequence GTGATCGACCTCAACGCCGATCTGGGCGAGGGTTTCGGCCGGTGGACCCTGACCGACGACGAGGCCCTGCTGTCCGTCGTCACGAGCGCGAACGTGGCGTGCGGCTTCCACGCCGGGGACCCGTCCATCATGCGCCGGGTGTGCGAGCTGGCGGCCGCGCGGGGCGTACGGATCGGGGCGCAGGTCTCCTACCGTGATCTGGCGGGCTTCGGCCGGCGCTCCATGGACGTGCCGGCCGGTGAGCTGGCCGACGAAGTGGCCTACCAGATCGGGGCCCTGGAGGTGTTCGCGCGGGCGGCCGGCTCGCGGGTGTCGTACGTGAAACCGCACGGTGCGCTCTACAACCGCACCGTGCACGACGCCGAACAGGCCTCCGCCGTGGTCGCGGGCGTCCGGATGGCGGCCGGGTCCGGCGCCACGGGCGGCCTGCCGGTGCTCGGCCTTCCCGGATCGCTGCTCCTCTCCGCCGCCGCGGAAGCCGGGCTGGCTCCCGTACCGGAGGCCTTCGCCGACCGCGCGTACACGCCCGCCGGGACGCTGGTGCCGCGCACCGAGCCGGGATCGGTGGTGCACGACCCGGACGCCGTGGTGGCGCGGGCGGTGCGGATGGCCGCCGAGGGGGCGGTCACGGCGGCCGACGGGTCCGAGGTCCCGGTCGCCGCGCGCTCGCTGTGCCTGCACGGGGACACCCCGGGCGCCGCGGAACTCGCCCGCGCGGTCCGGGAGTCGCTGGGCTCGGCCGGGGTCCGGGTGGAGGCCTTCGCGTGA
- a CDS encoding 5-oxoprolinase subunit B family protein, whose product MRTLVVGGEALLIELGSAAEVAALHAELLRRREAGELGAVRDLVPAARTVLLDGVRDPAGLGARIARWEVPPLTRTQGPLVTVPVRYDGPDLAEAARLWGVAPEEVADIVGGTVFRVAFCGFAPGFGYLTGLPERFHLPRRATPRTAVPAGSLALAGEYAGVYPRSSPGGWQLIGSTDAVLWDPQREPAALFAPGVRVRFTEAAG is encoded by the coding sequence GTGAGGACCCTGGTGGTGGGCGGGGAGGCGCTGCTGATCGAGCTCGGCTCGGCGGCCGAGGTCGCCGCGCTCCACGCCGAGCTGCTGCGGCGGCGGGAGGCGGGCGAGCTGGGCGCCGTACGGGACCTCGTGCCCGCGGCGCGCACGGTGCTGCTGGACGGCGTACGGGACCCGGCCGGGCTGGGCGCCCGGATCGCCCGGTGGGAGGTGCCGCCGCTCACGCGGACGCAGGGCCCGCTGGTGACCGTCCCGGTGCGGTACGACGGACCGGACCTGGCCGAGGCCGCCCGGCTGTGGGGGGTGGCTCCCGAAGAGGTCGCGGACATCGTCGGCGGCACCGTCTTCCGGGTGGCGTTCTGCGGGTTCGCCCCCGGCTTCGGCTACCTGACGGGTCTGCCGGAGCGTTTCCACCTCCCCCGGCGGGCCACGCCCCGTACGGCCGTCCCGGCGGGCTCACTGGCGCTGGCGGGCGAGTACGCGGGCGTGTACCCGCGCTCCTCCCCCGGCGGCTGGCAGCTGATCGGGTCCACCGACGCGGTGCTCTGGGATCCGCAGCGGGAACCGGCGGCGCTGTTCGCGCCCGGCGTGCGGGTGCGGTTCACGGAGGCGGCCGGATGA
- a CDS encoding biotin-dependent carboxyltransferase family protein translates to MSGLLVVRAGALTTLQDRGRPGYAHLGVPRSGALDTAAHALANRLVGNPPDAAALETTMDGVGLRALAPVTVAVTGAPCSVRVAGRPVAWGAAVRLSAGAELHVGRAESGLRGYVAVRGGLAVPPVLGSRSTDLLSGLGPPVLSAGMTLPVGPAGPAPFPGADAYGLPGAPSELLLPLRLGPRADWFTEASLAGLWRSVFRVSPESNRIGLRTEAGPPLVRGRAGELPSEGMVLGAVQVPPDGLPVVFLADHPVTGGYPVVGMVPPGPALDAAAQARPGVPVRFLRSR, encoded by the coding sequence ATGAGCGGGCTGCTGGTGGTACGGGCGGGAGCCCTGACGACGCTCCAGGACCGGGGACGCCCGGGGTACGCGCACCTGGGGGTCCCGCGCTCGGGGGCGCTCGACACGGCGGCGCACGCGCTGGCCAACCGGCTGGTCGGCAACCCGCCGGACGCGGCGGCGCTGGAGACGACCATGGACGGGGTCGGGCTGCGGGCCCTCGCCCCGGTGACCGTGGCGGTCACGGGCGCGCCCTGTTCCGTACGGGTGGCAGGCCGCCCGGTGGCCTGGGGAGCCGCGGTCCGGCTGTCGGCCGGTGCGGAGCTGCACGTGGGCCGGGCGGAGTCGGGTCTGCGCGGCTACGTCGCGGTGCGGGGCGGCCTCGCCGTCCCGCCGGTCCTGGGCAGTCGCTCGACGGACCTGCTGTCGGGCCTGGGGCCGCCGGTGCTGTCGGCCGGTATGACGCTGCCGGTGGGTCCCGCCGGGCCGGCCCCCTTCCCCGGGGCGGACGCGTACGGCCTGCCCGGGGCTCCGTCGGAACTGCTGCTCCCCCTGCGGCTGGGGCCGCGGGCGGACTGGTTCACGGAGGCGTCGCTCGCCGGGCTGTGGCGTTCGGTGTTCCGGGTGTCGCCGGAGTCCAACCGCATCGGCCTGCGCACCGAGGCCGGGCCGCCGCTGGTCCGCGGCCGCGCCGGTGAACTGCCCAGCGAGGGCATGGTGCTGGGCGCGGTCCAGGTCCCCCCGGACGGCCTGCCGGTGGTGTTCCTGGCCGACCACCCGGTGACGGGCGGCTATCCGGTGGTGGGCATGGTCCCGCCGGGCCCGGCCCTGGACGCGGCGGCGCAGGCCCGGCCGGGGGTTCCCGTCCGCTTCCTCCGGTCCCGATGA
- a CDS encoding RNA polymerase sigma factor yields MRSPRHETGPPDLTTPEGFGAFYEEHIDAVLGFVTRRVADPHLAADLTADIFLAAMGSAGGYRGHRGAPVAWLFGIARNVLSGHARGLARESGALARLSGRRLLDDEDVAALEERIDAQRAFRDLAERHAALSEPLRAALDLVVVDELTPAEAAQALGVTQATIRVRLHRARRALRGPDSLAEPQLEAAR; encoded by the coding sequence GTGCGCAGCCCACGACACGAGACCGGACCACCGGATCTCACCACGCCCGAGGGATTCGGGGCGTTCTACGAGGAACACATCGACGCCGTACTCGGCTTCGTCACCCGCCGGGTCGCCGACCCGCACCTCGCGGCGGACCTGACGGCGGACATCTTCCTCGCGGCGATGGGATCGGCCGGCGGCTACCGGGGCCACAGGGGAGCTCCGGTCGCCTGGCTGTTCGGCATAGCCCGCAACGTCCTGTCGGGCCACGCCCGGGGGCTGGCCCGCGAGAGCGGCGCGCTGGCCCGGCTCAGTGGGCGCCGCCTCCTCGACGACGAGGACGTCGCCGCGCTGGAGGAACGGATCGACGCCCAGAGGGCTTTCAGGGACCTGGCCGAGCGCCACGCCGCCCTGTCCGAGCCGCTGCGTGCCGCGCTCGACCTCGTGGTCGTCGACGAACTCACCCCGGCCGAGGCCGCCCAGGCCCTCGGCGTCACCCAGGCGACCATCCGCGTCCGCCTGCACCGCGCCCGGCGCGCCCTGCGCGGCCCGGACTCCCTCGCCGAACCCCAGTTGGAGGCAGCCCGATGA
- a CDS encoding HEAT repeat domain-containing protein, giving the protein MFEPVIAPSGTLLGLLQRGRGDGTLHALAAPRAEALAALNQCVLRDPRQDWQVENRSLYYARLYLDLDGPLGEIETHLFSADDLVDEEDHRTGLALSVLGHLASYGRDDALMLLRRYAASGANWAWALDELALRDDDEGLRGLARSVLARFPATAEGEARLAAAVRDAYEPRPWSLWEESPRYGERLRAARQQGSFDRWQRQLTPRGPQPGWGVQAVFDWAADGLRRGTPLHVPAARCLAAVAAPEDRPAILAAAAGASGEAARATALHHLVLAEPDNPAVLDLIEAAADEPAVAAYERMCGPEAVERARRWIHRPDALGAAAAATLAARGGAEDAALVLGALRSTVRGSGPDTRRLFALVDGAGRLAIGCAAPVLRHIYRETASSHLRGRAARALASTDPSFAAGFAVECLWDCEETTREVAARQAETADARVAPRLRRLAADPAEEEDVQSAVRSRIAPESAV; this is encoded by the coding sequence ATGTTCGAACCAGTCATAGCGCCGAGCGGCACCCTGCTCGGGCTCCTCCAGCGCGGCCGGGGCGACGGCACGCTGCACGCTCTCGCGGCACCCAGGGCGGAGGCCCTCGCGGCCCTCAACCAGTGCGTGCTCCGCGACCCGCGCCAGGACTGGCAGGTCGAGAACCGCTCCTTGTACTACGCCCGGCTGTACCTGGATCTCGACGGCCCCCTCGGCGAGATCGAGACCCACCTCTTCAGCGCCGACGACCTCGTCGACGAAGAGGACCACCGGACGGGCCTCGCCCTGTCCGTACTGGGCCACCTGGCCTCGTACGGCCGCGACGACGCGCTCATGCTGCTGCGCCGGTACGCCGCCTCCGGGGCGAACTGGGCCTGGGCCCTCGACGAGCTCGCCCTGCGCGACGACGACGAGGGGCTGCGCGGCCTCGCCAGATCCGTCCTCGCCAGATTCCCCGCCACGGCGGAGGGCGAGGCGCGGCTGGCCGCTGCCGTCCGCGACGCGTACGAGCCGAGGCCCTGGAGCCTGTGGGAGGAGTCACCGCGGTACGGGGAGCGCCTGCGCGCAGCCCGTCAGCAAGGCTCCTTCGACCGCTGGCAGCGCCAGCTGACGCCCAGGGGCCCCCAGCCCGGCTGGGGCGTCCAGGCCGTCTTCGACTGGGCCGCCGACGGCCTGCGCCGCGGCACCCCGCTGCACGTGCCCGCCGCGCGCTGCCTCGCCGCCGTGGCCGCGCCCGAGGACCGTCCCGCCATCCTCGCGGCGGCCGCCGGAGCCTCCGGCGAAGCCGCCCGCGCCACCGCCCTGCACCACCTGGTCCTCGCCGAACCGGACAACCCGGCCGTCCTGGACCTCATCGAAGCCGCCGCCGACGAGCCGGCCGTGGCCGCGTACGAGCGCATGTGCGGCCCGGAGGCCGTCGAACGCGCCCGGCGCTGGATCCACCGCCCCGACGCCCTGGGAGCGGCCGCCGCGGCCACCCTGGCCGCCCGGGGCGGAGCCGAGGACGCCGCCCTGGTCCTCGGAGCCCTGCGCTCCACCGTCCGCGGCTCCGGCCCGGACACGCGGCGGCTGTTCGCCCTGGTGGACGGAGCCGGCCGCCTCGCCATCGGCTGCGCGGCCCCCGTACTGCGCCACATCTACCGCGAGACGGCCTCGTCCCACCTGCGCGGCCGGGCCGCACGGGCCCTGGCCAGCACCGACCCCTCCTTCGCGGCGGGCTTCGCCGTCGAATGCCTGTGGGACTGCGAGGAGACCACCCGGGAAGTCGCGGCCCGCCAGGCCGAAACAGCCGACGCACGCGTCGCCCCCCGGCTGCGCCGCCTGGCGGCGGACCCCGCGGAGGAAGAGGACGTCCAGTCGGCGGTCCGCAGCCGCATCGCACCGGAGTCCGCCGTGTAG
- a CDS encoding ankyrin repeat domain-containing protein, with amino-acid sequence MSERSAEGPGSQDVPDEDVIELATKIFDLARQGETETLTAYLDAGVPANLTNDRGDTLVMLAAYHGHAGAVAALLARGAEADRANDRGQTPLAGAVFKGEEAVIRALLAGGADPNAGTPSAVDTARMFAKADLLELFGAK; translated from the coding sequence ATGAGCGAGCGCAGCGCGGAAGGCCCCGGTTCCCAGGACGTCCCCGACGAGGACGTCATCGAACTGGCCACCAAGATCTTCGACCTCGCCCGTCAGGGTGAGACCGAGACGCTCACCGCGTACCTCGACGCCGGGGTCCCGGCGAACCTCACCAACGACCGCGGCGACACCCTCGTCATGCTCGCCGCCTACCACGGCCACGCCGGCGCCGTCGCGGCCCTGCTGGCCCGCGGCGCGGAGGCCGACCGCGCCAACGACCGCGGCCAGACCCCGCTCGCCGGAGCCGTCTTCAAGGGCGAGGAGGCCGTCATCCGCGCCCTGCTCGCCGGAGGGGCCGATCCGAACGCCGGAACCCCCTCCGCCGTGGACACGGCGCGCATGTTCGCCAAGGCCGACCTGCTGGAACTCTTCGGAGCCAAGTAA